One window of Acidobacteriota bacterium genomic DNA carries:
- the murG gene encoding undecaprenyldiphospho-muramoylpentapeptide beta-N-acetylglucosaminyltransferase, with product MRVLIAAGGTGGHIYPGIAVANEIVRRDESSKVLFVGTARGLETKIVPENGFQLSLINSAGLKNVGFAGKLKGLLILPKSFLEARTIIREFRPDVVVGAGGYVSGPVLLMAALQRIPTLVMDSNALPGFTNRRLAPFIRKAALTFDEALPYFGKKGVVTGNPVRREFFDIEPKTRGEKVNVLIFGGSQGSRAINNAMVDALDSLPPDRLTITHQTGETDFESVRQRYEGTPFPDADVRAYITNMVDEFAKADVVICRAGATTCAELAAAGKASIMIPLPTAADDHQRKNAEALVRAGAARMVLQSELTGESLSKTLLDLIGDSDAIGAMEAAARKLGRRDAAEAAVDLMEEMSK from the coding sequence ATGCGTGTTTTGATTGCCGCCGGCGGGACCGGCGGACATATTTATCCGGGAATTGCGGTCGCAAACGAGATAGTGCGGCGCGACGAGTCGTCGAAGGTACTGTTCGTCGGCACCGCGCGCGGGCTCGAGACGAAGATCGTTCCCGAAAACGGTTTTCAGCTTTCTTTGATAAACAGCGCTGGACTCAAGAATGTGGGCTTCGCCGGAAAGCTCAAGGGGCTTCTGATCCTGCCGAAGAGTTTTCTCGAAGCGCGGACGATCATCCGCGAGTTCCGTCCCGACGTTGTCGTTGGCGCCGGCGGGTATGTTTCGGGACCGGTTCTTCTGATGGCAGCGCTTCAGCGTATTCCGACGCTTGTGATGGATTCGAACGCTTTGCCTGGATTTACGAACCGGCGGCTCGCGCCGTTCATCAGAAAAGCGGCGCTGACCTTTGACGAGGCCTTGCCGTATTTTGGCAAAAAGGGCGTCGTCACCGGCAATCCGGTGCGTCGCGAGTTTTTTGATATCGAGCCGAAAACCCGTGGCGAAAAGGTGAATGTACTGATCTTCGGCGGGTCTCAGGGCTCGCGCGCGATCAACAATGCGATGGTTGATGCGCTCGATTCGCTACCGCCGGACCGGCTCACGATCACCCATCAGACCGGAGAGACGGACTTCGAATCCGTCCGCCAGCGTTACGAAGGAACACCGTTCCCGGACGCCGACGTCCGGGCCTACATCACGAATATGGTCGATGAGTTCGCGAAAGCGGACGTTGTGATCTGCCGTGCCGGGGCGACGACATGCGCCGAACTGGCGGCCGCTGGCAAGGCGTCGATAATGATCCCGCTACCGACCGCCGCCGATGATCACCAGCGAAAGAACGCCGAAGCGCTGGTGCGTGCGGGCGCCGCGCGAATGGTCCTTCAATCCGAACTGACGGGCGAATCGCTGTCGAAAACGCTGCTTGATCTGATCGGCGACAGCGACGCGATCGGCGCGATGGAGGCCGCGGCCCGAAAACTCGGCCGCCGCGACGCCGCCGAAGCGGCCGTCGATCTGATGGAAGAGATGAGTAAGTAA
- a CDS encoding UDP-N-acetylmuramate--L-alanine ligase — MFRHVKKIHFIGIGGIGMSGIAEVLCNLGFHVTGSDLSRSKNTERLERLGAVIHEGHRAENVGDAEVVVYSSAVKEDNPEIVRARETQVPIIPRAEMLAELMTLKPYSIAVAGTHGKTSTTSMVATILGAAGIEPTTVVGGVVEILGSNARVGSSEWFVTEADESDRSFLMLNPTVAVVTNIDKEHMESYKGMEDVVQCFTDFVNKVPFYGACIICLDDPNVQLIIPKIKRRRVTYGITAQADVSAHDIWYHDSFGSSFSVWRGSEVLGEINLPVPGEHNVYNALAATAVALELGIPFEMIAAGFADFKNANRRFQFKGEAKGVMIVDDYGHHPTEITATLSAAKAGGNGRRTVVVFQPHRYSRTHELMNEFALCFNNADVLFVTDIYAASENPIEGVTAEILTENIKQYGHKNAVYIGDVADAADKVIPFLQENDLVITLGAGSITRLSDELVERLSS; from the coding sequence ATGTTTAGGCACGTAAAGAAAATTCATTTTATCGGAATCGGCGGCATCGGAATGTCCGGCATCGCCGAAGTTCTGTGCAACCTCGGATTTCACGTCACCGGTTCGGACCTGAGCAGGTCAAAGAACACCGAACGGCTTGAAAGGCTCGGCGCTGTCATTCACGAAGGCCATCGCGCCGAAAACGTCGGTGACGCCGAGGTCGTCGTCTATTCGTCGGCGGTCAAGGAAGACAACCCGGAGATCGTTCGGGCCCGCGAAACACAGGTTCCGATCATCCCGCGGGCCGAGATGCTCGCCGAACTGATGACGCTCAAACCGTATTCGATCGCGGTCGCCGGGACACACGGCAAAACATCGACGACGTCGATGGTCGCGACCATTCTCGGCGCAGCCGGAATCGAACCGACGACCGTCGTCGGCGGCGTCGTCGAGATCCTCGGTTCCAACGCGCGCGTCGGTTCCAGCGAGTGGTTCGTTACCGAAGCCGACGAATCGGACCGCTCGTTCCTGATGCTCAACCCGACCGTCGCGGTCGTGACCAACATCGACAAGGAGCATATGGAATCGTACAAGGGGATGGAGGACGTCGTGCAGTGCTTCACCGACTTCGTCAATAAAGTCCCGTTTTACGGCGCCTGCATCATTTGTCTCGACGATCCGAACGTGCAGCTCATAATTCCGAAGATCAAGCGTCGCCGCGTGACATACGGAATTACGGCGCAGGCCGATGTTTCGGCGCACGACATCTGGTATCACGACAGTTTCGGCTCGAGTTTCAGCGTCTGGCGCGGGAGCGAAGTGCTTGGGGAGATCAACCTGCCGGTTCCCGGTGAACATAATGTTTACAATGCTTTGGCGGCGACGGCAGTAGCGCTCGAACTCGGCATTCCGTTTGAGATGATCGCCGCCGGTTTCGCCGATTTCAAGAACGCGAACCGCAGATTTCAATTCAAGGGCGAAGCGAAGGGCGTGATGATCGTCGATGATTACGGCCATCATCCGACCGAGATCACGGCGACGCTTTCGGCCGCCAAGGCCGGCGGCAACGGACGTCGGACGGTCGTCGTTTTCCAGCCGCACCGTTATTCGCGGACGCACGAACTGATGAACGAATTCGCTTTGTGTTTCAACAATGCCGACGTGCTTTTCGTGACCGACATCTACGCCGCGAGCGAGAATCCGATCGAGGGCGTAACCGCCGAGATCCTGACCGAAAACATCAAGCAATACGGCCACAAGAACGCCGTTTACATCGGCGACGTCGCCGACGCGGCCGACAAAGTAATCCCGTTTCTTCAGGAGAACGATCTCGTGATCACACTTGGTGCCGGAAGCATAACGCGGCTTTCGGATGAACTTGTCGAACGATTGTCCAGTTAA
- a CDS encoding FtsQ-type POTRA domain-containing protein yields the protein MAKRTRRTTVRTTNKSAPKRRTTRRAAKSNGNLVNFLVPLVFIVAIIGCLGFLAFMGYRTVTASEFFEVRKIDVRGAARVPKESVEGIVRNLTERSGVWNADLTAIRERVESLSFVKSAAVSRVLPDGVRVQLTERVPKAAVRIDGSEFWVDDEANVVAPVAKNEQHPPLLTGWDQNRNEKAQKENVARVKIYQKMVDEWKTFDLIKRVKTVNLSDLDEPRVIIEDSGTDVFIELGKDEFGKHLQRGIEGIANKGGTYEGIKLVGQNLRLIPRQVAGNGKEK from the coding sequence ATGGCAAAACGAACACGACGAACGACCGTCCGCACGACGAACAAATCCGCTCCGAAAAGGCGAACGACGCGGCGCGCGGCAAAATCAAACGGTAACCTCGTGAATTTTCTGGTTCCGTTGGTCTTTATCGTCGCCATCATCGGTTGTCTCGGTTTTCTGGCGTTTATGGGGTACCGCACGGTGACGGCATCGGAATTCTTTGAGGTCCGGAAGATCGACGTCCGCGGCGCGGCGCGAGTGCCGAAAGAAAGCGTCGAGGGAATCGTCAGAAATTTGACCGAGCGCTCCGGAGTCTGGAACGCCGATCTGACGGCGATCCGCGAACGCGTCGAATCTCTCAGCTTCGTCAAATCCGCGGCGGTTTCACGCGTTCTCCCGGACGGCGTCCGTGTGCAATTGACGGAGCGTGTGCCGAAGGCGGCAGTTCGCATCGACGGCTCGGAATTTTGGGTCGACGACGAGGCGAATGTCGTCGCGCCGGTCGCAAAGAACGAGCAGCATCCGCCGTTGTTGACCGGTTGGGACCAGAACCGGAATGAAAAGGCTCAGAAGGAGAACGTGGCCCGAGTCAAGATCTATCAGAAAATGGTCGACGAATGGAAAACCTTCGACCTCATCAAACGGGTCAAGACCGTGAACCTCTCTGACCTCGACGAACCGCGCGTCATCATTGAAGATTCGGGCACCGACGTTTTCATCGAACTCGGAAAGGACGAGTTCGGCAAGCATCTGCAGCGCGGGATCGAGGGCATTGCCAACAAAGGCGGAACATACGAGGGCATC